In the Alteromonas sp. M12 genome, one interval contains:
- a CDS encoding flagellar basal body-associated protein FliL has protein sequence MKSVLFAFILAITSSQFIGTVHGQSNFAYYGLEPDIVTNFLGSNANNLGFVRTTIELMLEDADYIEAVEHHSPLLRATVIDILGRQPKDKVKSLTGREDFRRSSLERLRELMEKETGKPMIKDIIITKFIVQGG, from the coding sequence ATGAAATCTGTGCTTTTTGCGTTCATTCTAGCGATTACTTCAAGTCAATTTATTGGAACCGTCCACGGCCAATCAAATTTCGCTTATTATGGATTAGAGCCAGATATCGTTACTAACTTTTTAGGCTCCAACGCGAACAATTTAGGTTTTGTCCGCACGACTATAGAGCTAATGTTGGAAGATGCGGATTATATTGAAGCTGTTGAGCACCATTCGCCACTATTAAGAGCGACAGTCATAGACATACTCGGCAGACAACCAAAAGACAAAGTAAAATCTCTTACCGGCAGAGAAGACTTCCGCAGAAGCAGCCTTGAACGACTTAGAGAGTTAATGGAAAAAGAAACGGGTAAACCGATGATAAAAGACATCATCATCACTAAATTTATTGTGCAAGGCGGATAG
- a CDS encoding chorismate lyase has translation MIASYFHGLSAILIQQTQFPVSIPANWLSADDLTVSDPYLKNWLLDTGSLTERLQSHCADFKLELIGQRQMQPELEELTQLSSGSLLVNDTQWQVREVILCGNGQPWVFARSILPQQLCEMDLVELGNQPLGKIIFNDSRFVRSPFQLLKLPDTRHFSDLLAISAQRPVWGRRSVFDFKQLQLMVAEIFLPDCPAYSKQG, from the coding sequence ATGATAGCGTCATATTTTCATGGACTTAGCGCAATTTTGATTCAGCAAACTCAATTTCCCGTTTCAATCCCAGCAAATTGGTTGTCAGCAGACGATCTTACTGTTAGCGATCCCTATCTAAAAAATTGGCTTTTAGATACCGGCTCACTTACTGAACGATTGCAATCACACTGTGCGGATTTTAAGCTTGAATTAATAGGTCAACGGCAGATGCAGCCAGAGCTTGAGGAATTGACCCAACTTAGTTCAGGTTCTCTGTTAGTAAATGACACTCAATGGCAAGTTAGAGAAGTGATTTTATGTGGTAATGGCCAGCCTTGGGTGTTTGCTCGTTCGATTTTGCCGCAACAACTTTGTGAAATGGATTTAGTCGAGTTGGGAAATCAACCATTGGGAAAAATTATCTTCAATGATAGTCGGTTTGTACGCAGTCCATTTCAGCTGTTAAAGTTACCCGATACGCGTCACTTTTCTGATTTGCTAGCAATTTCAGCGCAGCGTCCAGTGTGGGGGCGTCGCTCGGTGTTTGATTTTAAGCAACTACAGTTGATGGTCGCAGAGATATTTCTTCCTGATTGTCCAGCTTACTCTAAA